The genomic region CCCTTCCCGGTCTTCGTCTGTGGCGAGTACCAACTCTTCGGCGTTTTTCAAGGCGTCTTTGAGTTGTTTGACAACTTTCTTTTTATCTTTGGGGACAACGTAGATGGGTTCAAAATCCGCCTCTACATTGACCCCCAACTGCGCCCATTTTTCTCCCTTGACGGCTTCGGGGATCTCACTAGCCGATTGAGGGAGGTCACGAATATGACCCATTGACGCTTCTACTTGGTAGCCCGAAGGCAAGTAGTTGCGAATGGTGCGGGCTTTGGTGGGAGATTCGACGATGACGAGGGTGGTCATGGGAGTCCTCAAAATAGCAGCCTAGCTGAATAGTCTAATCTAAGTCGTTTATGCAGGGTATCAAGTCATTGATCCGTAATCAGAGAGTTTGAACTTTTTCCTTCCTTCAAGAGAACCGGGTGCGTGAGTGTGTAGGGGCGGGTAATGGAACTTTCTTGTCGCTATTGATGGTAACCTTTGTGCAAAACCCGCCTTGAGTGATCCTTCACGTCGCTCAAGGACATGGTTTTGAGTGAAAGTGATGGTCGTGGGTGTTGGCGTGTGCGGTGCATGATGGCTAGGTTAGGCGGTTGGTGCATCCCCAAAGTCATCACTAGCAAGGCTATACCGGGAATACAGTCCCAGTTAGTCCCATACTACGCTACTGCTTTGGGTCGATCATCTATCAGATGTTTCTTCTTCTCTTATATATCTATATCCCATCTCAAGAGTAACTGCACTTTTTCCAGAGGGAAGATGGGGAAGATGGGGAATGGCGGATACGTCCTAGGGACATGACCTGTCGTACCCCTACAATAGGATCAGCGATCGCACTCCCAATCATTAGTTGCTAGATCTGTCTCACTCAGGAGTCGGATAGGCATTGCCCACCCGACATCACATCTTAACAAGGGGCTAAGGTTAACGCTTCACCCGTGAGACTAAAGGCGCGAACTTCGGTAATTTTTACCTTAACTAACTGTCCTTTTAATTGATTAATATCGCCGCTAAAGAACGTCAACCGATTCCCCCGGGTGCGTCCCATCACTTGGCTGGAATCCTTGGGATTTTGGTCTTCGACGAGGACTTCTTCAATTCGCCCGAAATACCGTTGCGATCGCGCGGCGGCTTTTATACTAACTAAATGGTTGAGTCGTTGTAGGCGATCGCTCTTTACCTCTTCACTTAACTGATTCTCCCATAAGGCGGCGGGTGTACCGGGGCGAGGTGAGTAAGCAGCGGTGTTTAATTGGTCAAATTCAATATCCTCGACCAGTTTTAACGTATTCTCAAACTGTGCCTCGGTTTCTCCGGGAAAGCCGACAATCGCATCCGCACTAATTGAAGCATCGGGCATATAATCGCGAATCGTATCAATAATTCGGCGATATTTTTCCTGGGTGTATCCCCGCGCCATGGCTTTGAGGATATCGTTATCCCCGGATTGGAAAGGAATATGGAAATGTTCGCAAACTTTCGGCAATTCCTTACAAGCGCGAATGAGTCGTTCGGTGAAATAGCGGGGGTGACTGGTGGCAAACCGAATCCGCTCAATGCTGGGGACATCGTGAACATAATAGAGTAAATCTGTCAAGGTGTGCTGATGCCGTCCCGATTCAGTCACGCCGGGTAAATCTCGTCCATAAGCATCAATATTTTGTCCCAGTAGGGTGATTTCTTTATACCCTTGCTGTCCTAATTCCGCCATTTCTGCCCGAATCGCCTCCGGGGTGCGGGATTGTTCCACGCCGCGCACATTGGGGACAACACAGTAGGTGCAGCGTTCGTTACAGCCGTAAATTACATTCACCCAAGCGGTAACGGTGCTATCGCGACGGGGTTTGGTAATGTCTTCGACGATATGGATGGGTTCAGTGGCGACAATTTGGTTTCCGTCACCGACTTGTTCGAGTAAGTCTTTCAGGCGGTTAGCGTGTTGAGGTCCCATAACTAAATCCAGTTCGGGAACACGCCGCAGCAGCGCTTCTCCTTCCTGTTGAGCGACACAGCCAGCGACAATTAAGGTAAGGTCGGCTTGTTCTTGTTTTCGCTTTGCCTGTCTACCCAGGTAGGAATAGACTTTTTGCTCGGCATTATCGCGAATCGTGCAGGTGTTGTAAAGGATCAGGCTAGCGTCATTGGGATCTTCTGACCACTCAAATCCCATATCTTCTAAGATACCAGCCATGCGTTCCGAGTCGGCTTTGTTCATCTGGCAGCCGAAGGTGGTGATATGGTAGCGACGGGGGGAAGTGGTCATGTTAAGTCGTAGGGTTTTGAGATAGGGTACAAATTCTTATTATAAGTTTTGTTTGTAGTTGGGGCTTTAGCCCCTTTCCAAACGCGATCGCACTCACATATTTGTTGGCTTGGGTAACAGGGGAGCAATCAGTTCAACGAGTTCAGGTATATCATGCTGAATTAGATCCCATAACGTATCAAGATTAACGCGATCGTATTGGTGGGCAAGAATATCGCGCATTCCAGCCATATCCTTCCAGGGAATGTCGGGATGAGTGTTGCGGAAATCGGGGGATAATCGCTTAGTTGCTTCACCGACAACTATCACCTGGTAAAGAATGGCAGATTGTTTTTCTTCGTTGGTGGCTAAATTAGCTTTAGTCACTCCAGTTGCAAATATCAGAATCCGTTGCGCGGCATTATGGATATCTAGTAGTGCTGCCTCATCTCTGTTCATAGATTGTTTGGGCGGTACTTAATATTTCTCGCTGCCGAATCCAATTATCACTCATCTGAATTGAGGCTTCAGGGATAAGGTCAATAGGGCGATTGAGATGGGATTCTAATTCGTGTTTAATTTTCGCTAGGGTGAGCAATCCTTGCCGTGCATTGGGAGCGAATGTGATCAGCACATCGATATCGCTATCTGCTCGAAAGTCGTCACGCAGGATTGAACCAAATAATGCCATTTTGGTGATTCCCCACTGTTGGCAGAAGTTGACAATTTCATGGCTAGGTAAGCCCAAACGGGTTTGGATTGTTGGATTTTGAGCGAGCGGTAGGATCATGAATCAAGTCTATTTTTCAGGACGTTAGGTTCAGGCTTTCTATAATGTTTGCACAATACAGTATATCTTTAGGACTTCCGCAAAGGCTTTATATGTAGGGTGTGGAGAGCGAAGCGTAACGCACCATTGCCTATAGTTGGCGTAGCTGCGTAAGTCCTGATCTTTTTAACGCAGAGGGACGCAGAGGTCAACGCAGAGGGGCGCAGAGGTTTTTTGGGGGTTTGTGGTCAGGGTGTTTTTTATTTGCTTCTTTTATAATTATATGTGGTATCGCTGCATAAATAAGTGTCGGATTCTGTGTGAAAGATTAAGTTAATTATTGCTGGAGTTTAATGATGTAATTTATTGTCCTAATGGTGATAATTTTGTGATGATAGCTGTATCGATTTAACTCCCCAAAACGGTATTATATGTACTGAAAAAGAATCCCGATTATTTTGTTGAAGAGATGCGAATAGCTGCTGCTGTAAAATGGTATGAATTGGGTCAAATATCTCAAGGCAAAGCCGCCGAACTTGCCGGGATTACCCGTGGGGAATTAATCAATGCGTTATTTCGGTATCAAGTGGATTTTATGCAATACACGGCTGAGGAGTTGGCAGAGGAAATGGCAAATGTTGATTAAGCGGGTGGTGATTAATGCTTCACCTCTGATTGTCCTATTTAAAAGTTAACAAGCTGACTTATGATTGAAAGATTTTGTAGGGGCGGGTTTTACGACTATCTTTTCGGTTGCACCCGGATGTAACTAAACCCGCCCTGACTCAGGTGTCTAAACTTGCCATGAAACGTTCGCATCTGAAGGAGTAAGCGGGTTGGTGAGTCTTTAGATTGTGGCTGGCGAGTCTCTATACGTGGCTAGCGAGTCTTTATGTGTGGTTAACGAGTCTTTATGTGTGGCTAGCGAGTCTTTATGTGTGGCTAGCGAGTCTCTATGTGTGGCTAGCGAGTCTCTATGTGTGGCTAGCGAGTCTTTATGTGTGGCTAGCGAGTCTTTATGTGTGGCTAGCGAGTCTTTATGTGTGGCTGACGAGTCTCTATACGTCGCTGACGAGTCTCTATGTGTGGCTAGCGAGTTTCTATGTGTGGCTGACGAGTCTCTATGTGTGGCTGACGAGTCTTTGAGCCTGGAACAAGCCCTGGCGAACCGCCTAAACGACTCAATCAACATAATCCGCCTATCCTAACGGGTGCAACGGCAAGAAATGGGAAAGGAACTTCACCTTCAGCGTGAATCGAGATACAATCGGAACTTGGATTATCCGTTGTCGGGAACCCGCAACATACGTTCTTCAATCGTCCCCCAGGTTTTGGGCGATACCCGCACGGCTGATTCCTTGCACCGAACCATCAGAGAATTGGCATAGCAATAATTGGACATTGCCTTTGCTTCTGCTTCAGGTAAATTAATTAATTTTTGGGTTAAATTAAAACATTTGAGATAAGTCTGTAATATTTTCACAGAAAAGACTTGATGTTTTTCCAGAGATTGATTATTTTTTGGTACTTGAGTTTTCAGGACTTCTAGTCTGGCAATCAACACCGTGAGATTGGTGTCTTTGAAAATTTTAAATTCTTTCAAGTTATAAGTAGTGTCAATAGCTTTAGTGATAGCAAGGGCGTTGGCGAGGGCGTGGGCATGGGCGTAGGCATGGGCGTCGGCGAGGACGAGGGCGAAGGAGTAGGCATGGGCGTCGGCGAGGACGAGGGCGAGGGAGTAGACAAGGGCGAAGGAGTAGGCACTGGGGTCAGCTAGAGCGTTGGCGAGGGCGAAGGAGTAGGCGCTGGGGTTGGCAAGAGAGTAGGCGAGAGCGTGGGCGTAGGTAAGGGCGATCGCACGTTTTGCCACAGGCTTCATATCGCTTTCAGAATCAGCCGTGATCCAATCTGCCCAACGTAATAACGCTTGTAACCGAGGAGTATTAATATAGGTTTGCGCTTTTTTTTCCATCAACAAGAGTAACTCATCTGCTCCACCCCGCATAAGTCCAGAAACCAACAAAAATACCTCTCGCCAGCGCTGATCAGTAAGATGTTCCTTGACTAACTTTTCAATTTGGCGATGATCATCAATATATTGCGCCGTCAAATATTCTTGAAGCGTCAAATGAGAAAACGAGTAAACCCCTTCTGCCCGTTGGACTAATACCCCATGTTGTTTTTCAATTGATTTTAAAACCGCTTCCCCATCAATCAATGTTTCATCCGGAAGCATTTCTGCCAAGAGTTCCTCAATCTGATCCGTAATTTCCCGTCTAGGTAAAAATAAATGATCTGCCTGAAACGCATCATGGGCAATTTCTGACAGCATCATCTCCTTGCGTTTCGTATCTAATCCTTTATAAACGTCATCTTTAAACACACCCTTTTCCGCTGCCCATTCTTCCAGCAAGACACGCAATGCCCGTTCATACAGCGTAGCGCGGTTGGTGGGAAATTTACGGGAGCGCTGATAAAGTAAACAGACTAACGTCAGCAACAATGGTGTCTGGGTGAGTTCCTTCGCCGCTTTATTGTCTTCATGATTCAGCTTTTGCCAACATTCTTGACCTATTTCTGGTTCACGCCCAAACCAATTACTAATAAAGTTTTCAATCTGATCATCATCAAACTCTGCCATTGCCACATCGGTAAAGCGGCGGAAATTGTGGCGATAAGCCGCAACTCGACAGGAAGCAATAAAGCGATTTTTATCATGTAAATCGACAAAGTTCTGAATATGCTGAATTACCTGATTCATGCGCTCCGTTGGCACTTCATCCAATCCATCCAACAAAATCAGCAGTTTCCCTTGTTCCAAGGCTTTAGCCGTAAATGCCTGGTACGAGGGAAAGCCACAGATACGGAATTCTTCAGCAATTTTATGTTCAATATCAATCTCACCCTGGTTAAATGTCTTGAGTTCAATCAATACTGGAATACAAGCGTGTTTAAATTTCCCCTTCTTTCCCTTCAGCGCTTCCAATCCCATCCGCCGCAAGAAGGTAGACTTTCCTGAACCGGGACTTCCTAACACCATCAAATACGGCTTTTGATTGGCGACAGTGATTCCGGCTTGCTTGGGGCAATCTTTAGACTGAAAACTCCGCTGTTTTGCTTCTCGATAGACAGTTTCCAGGGTTTCAACGGATTCAAAACTGCGAATCGCGGCGTCATCCAAAAATTGCACCGTTGTATAAACCGATTCCAAGGAAACAGGTTCTCGCATTCCTAAGACTTTCAGAATGCCGTGACGTTCTGTGTAATTCTGTGCATATTGCCGAGAGGCTTTAAAAATCGCTTGTTTGGCTTTTTCATCCAGAGTTTTGCCAAATAATCCCAGAACTTTACCACCTTGTCCCCAGAGGGTTTGGAAAACGGGAACGGCGATGCCGCTAATCGCTTGAGCGATGAGAGCTTCAGATCCAGTCATGGCGGTAAGAATGCGATGGTAGGGGAATTATTAACCAGATTAACGACTATTCTAGACGAATTGCCACTTTAGTTTTCAGACGCTTCAAAAGCAAGACGTTCCACCGGAACGTCTCTACATGGCTCCCCTCTCCCAAGCTTGGGAGAGGGGCTGGGGGTGAGGGCTGGCTTGGGTGAAAGCTAAAATCCCTACAGTTTTGGCTTAACCACTAGCGCGGCTATCAACGCAGGTGTACCGCCAATTAACCCGATAATCAACCAACGAAGAAAATCAAACCCTTTGCGTCGAGCCAGGAGCGCCGCGATAATACCAATGATGCAGTGAAGCGTCAACAGAAGATAGGGATTAGGTTGTAGCGGTAAATTAGATAGCAAAGCAACTCCTTGGAATCGATGCGACGGATATCCAGTTGTTATCAACAATAGCCTATTTTGTCACAAATGCTTTCACTCGAAAAGGCAGAAAAAAAACGCATTTTCTACGCTTCACTTTGTTTAAAGGTATACTTTTTACATTTTACTCTGCTCTCCTGGATTCCGTTCATTTGATCGGGCAAAAAAGTCAACCATAATCGATTGTTTGTCTTGAACCTCTAGTAAAATTACTGAATAGGCGATTAATTCGTCAATCGCTAAACAAATTACTCCCACTAACACCAAAAACATTCCGGTGATAAACAAAAAAATGGGGACTCGTTCCAGGAGAGTGATTCCCATAAAAAAATGCAGAGCAATAGCAAATGAGGTCAGCACAAAAAAAACCACCGCTAATGTGTCGCAAAGGGTTGCATTCCGCACATACCAGGCGCGGCGCAACAGATTATTCAGTTGATGCTCTAAACTTAAAAAGCGAATATCTTCTCCTGCATCGAACTGTCCTTGATGCGTTAACTCTCGCGAAAGGATTCTTCTCTCATTGTTCAATAAGCGGATGCGATTTAATAAAGAAGACTGTCTCGCATTTAATCCCAAAAAAAATAATCCACTGGAAGAAATCATCACGGCTGGCGCAAGGATGGCTTGAATGACTTGAGTGACAGTGAGAGACATTTGATCCATGATTTTCTTGGGTGCTACCTAGCTAAATCTTGAGCAGTATAGCGCAGGATTGCCATTGAATGCGATTGTCAGAGGAGATACATTATATCAGGAATAATTTTGTAGCCCACGTTACAGGACGTTTGTAGTAAGGGCTTTAGCCCTAAATTAGTCGGGGCTTTAGCCTTACATGAGAAATGGTGCGTTACGCTTCGCTAACGCACCCTACAATTGGACGACGATTGGACGACAATTTGCTGAGTGAAAAAGGGTATTTACTCTGCCATCGATTGCAAAGGTAATATAATCGTAAACGTTGTCCCTTTACCAACTTCACTTTCAACTGTAATCAGTCCACCATGCAAATCCACGCATTTCTTGACAATGGCTAATCCTAATCCCGTTCCCTGAATTGTGCCAACATTGCCGGCGCGTTGAAACGACGAGAATAGTTTTTTGATATCCTCTGGCGGAATACCAATCCCTTGATCTTGAATATGGAAAATCGCCGATTCTCCTTCGCAAGTTAACTCAACCTTCACCTCACTCCCCTGGGAAGAATACTTAATCGCATTAGAAATTAAGTTGTTCAAGATATGCTGTAACAGTTTCTCATCCATTTGAGCATCCCCACAGTCACCATGACAGACAAAGTTAATCGAATGCTGTTGACTGATACTCATTTGCAGCGTGTCTACAATGTCCTGACAGAAGGCAATTAAATTCATTGAGGCTGGCTTAAACGTCAGTTTCCCCGCCTCAGCTTTCCCAATTGTCAGCACATCATCTAATAGCTGCGTCATCCGGCTAACCGCAATTTGAATCCGCTGATGATGCGCCTTTTTCTTCTCATCGGTTAACTTTTTGCTGTAGCGGTCTAAAAGTTCTGACGATGACAGAATTGCCGTTAAGGGGGTGCGGAATTCATGAGACACCAAGGAGACAAAACTAGAGCGTAGTTCACTCAGTTCTCGTTCCTTTTCCAAAGCTTTAATAATTTCCGCTTCTGCCTTTTTCAACGGTGTAATATCCCGCCCAACTCCCTGAAACTCGACAATATTTACTTCATTGTCAAACATCACTCGTTCGGTCCATTGTTGCCAGCGAATCTCATTGTCTGGCAAAATGACTCGGTGTTCGTAGGTGACGATGGGCTTTTCAACGGAAAGGGTTTTAAATTGCTGGTTGACAAATTCCTGGTCAATTTCCGGAATCTGGGGTTTAAATCGATATCCGATTAATTCGGAGCGTTGTTTGTTGAAATAGCGACAGTAGGCATCATTGACAAAGGTGAATGTGCCATCGGTTTTAAACCGACAAATCAATTCAGTTTGATCTTCAACAATGGCTCGATACCGTGCCTCACTTTGACGCAGGGCTTCCATGGCTTGTTTGCGTTCGGTGATATCCTCAACCATGGCTAAGGTATAGAGGACTTCTCCCTTTTTATCCCGTAAGGCAATGAGCGTTAAATTGACCCAAACTAAATCTTTATTCTTTTTGATATAGCGTTTTTCCAGTTGAAAGCTGTCAATCTCCCCCTTAATTAACTGCTGCATATAAGGGATTTCCAGCGCCAACTCGTCGGGGTGGGTAATATCCTTAAAGCTGAGTGCCATGACTTCCGATTGACTGTACCCCAGCATGGAATAAAATGCCCGATTTACGCGAATATAGCGATCATTTAAGTCTGCCAATGTCATGCCAATGGGTGCTTCATCAAATACCCGACGAAACTGTTGTTCGCTATTGCGTAACTCGGCTTCGGTTTGCTGATGCTGAAGAATTTCCGCTTGCAGTTGCGCGTTTGTCTGCTTGAGTTCGTGAGTCCGTTCCTCAACCCGCTGTTCTAACTCTACCATCGCCGTTTGCAGTTTTGCTTCTGCTTGTTTACGATCGCTAATATCCCGACCTTCGGCAATTAAGAGTTCGATTTCGCCGTTTTCCTTTCGCAGGGGTTTGAGGGAAAAGTCAATCGTGATCACGGACTGATCGGGGGCTAATATATCGGCTTCATAGCGAATGGTTTTCCCTGTCGCCGCTTCAGCAATCGCCGTTTGCAACTGCTGTTGAGTTTCGGCAGAAATTGTCCAACATTTTAATTGCCAGAAGGGATATCCGATTACTTGAAAACTATCTAGTTGGCAAAAGTCTGTAGCTGTCTGGTTATCAGCGACAACATTTCCCTCTAACGTTAACAAGCTGGACAATTGGAACGTTTGATTGAAAACCGCCCGAAATCGCCGTTCACTTTCTCGCAGTTGGGATTCGGCTTGCTGGCGACTCAAGGCGTTAGCAAAGATACCACCAATAATTTGTAAGAGGGAGAGGATATCGTCTGACCAAATTTTTTCTGCGTTAACAGTGGAACACCCTAAATATCCGATTAGATGATTGCCTTGGGCGATGGGAACAATGGCGATAGATTTAGCCCCGGTTAACTCCAGCGCTTGTTTCAGGGAATTGGCTTCGGGGGGCAAATCGCTGCGGCGGGAAATTTGAATCGTTTCTAAGTTTCTCAGTTTTGCCATTCCCCACGGGTAAGAGGCGGTGGGAAAATCTTGCCATTGGGGTTGGATGGAACTCACACCCGGTGCATCCCATTCCTGAATCATACTGGCGGTAGCAGTGTCTTCTGAGAATAATGCCATATAAGTGCGATCGCACTCGCAAAATTTACCGATTTTTTCCAGGGTGTGCTTAATGGCATGCTCAATACCATCCGAGGACAACTGGATGAATTGATGGGATAGGCTAGTGATTAACTGCTCAAACTCGATGCGTTCTTTGAGCTTGGCTTCTGTGTGCTTGGTTTCGGTGATGTTTTTGCCAACACCATACAACCTACCATCTTCCACCGGAATCAGTTTCCACGCCAGCCAGCGATAACTCCCGTCTTGGTGGCGAAGGCGATGTTCACACTCAACCGCCTCGGTTGAGGTAAAGTGGGCGATGGTGCGATCGCGATCATCGGGATGAATCAGTTCCCAGGAAGTATGCGATCGCAACTCCTCCTCTGTCCAGCCCAAAACCTTTTCCCAAGCCGGATTCAGCGGCTGCCAATATCCCTCTTTGTTCCATATTCCGAATAAATCATCCGATATTCTCAAAAATAAAGTTTGAGTGAATTCCCGGTTGGCTGGTTGATCCATGGATTCACTAGGCGTTTGAAAACTATTCATTTTAATTTGGGTTGTAATCCTTCTGGACGACGGCAAACGATAATGTTTAGATGCACCCCTCTTAATTTTTCAGTATAGACACGTCATACAGAAGCTAAACATTGTACTACACCAACACCAGATATAAGGAGACTCCCCAAGACTGCAAGGGATAGAGGAGCAGAGGGAGCAGAGGGAGCAGAGGGAGCAGGGGGAGCAGGGGGAGCAGAGGGAGCAGGGGGAGCAGAGGGAGCAATGTAGAGACGTAGCATACTACGTCTGGAAGCAGGGGAAGCCAGGAAAAATTTCCCGTATTTCTTTAAAAAAGGTTTACATAAATTCATATATTTGCGTTTATACTAAACATTAAGACTGTCAAATTAACGCAAGCCTAGACCTTCAGGGCAAAATTTTCCCATCCGTTCACCAAAGCAGGGAGAGTAACCCCCAACTCAGACGTACCATAGCACGTCTCTACATAACTTTTTCCTGGGAACCTTCTGCCATCTATCTGCCTTGTTTCTACCCAAAACGGGAGAATTAACCCGAATTTAGTCCAAAAGGGGATCTACCAGCCAACGATAGGTTCAACGGATGCCAATCATCCGATTTATTGACTATCCTCACCCCAAACTAGGAGTATTTCATGCTGGTAACCACCCCATTAGACAAAAGTATCACAGTTAAACGCTTACTTAAACTGTGGGCAGCCCGTTATGTCCCTGACTTATCCACGCTTTCCTTAACCACGAACAAATGTACCACGATTG from Coleofasciculus chthonoplastes PCC 7420 harbors:
- the miaB gene encoding tRNA (N6-isopentenyl adenosine(37)-C2)-methylthiotransferase MiaB translates to MTTSPRRYHITTFGCQMNKADSERMAGILEDMGFEWSEDPNDASLILYNTCTIRDNAEQKVYSYLGRQAKRKQEQADLTLIVAGCVAQQEGEALLRRVPELDLVMGPQHANRLKDLLEQVGDGNQIVATEPIHIVEDITKPRRDSTVTAWVNVIYGCNERCTYCVVPNVRGVEQSRTPEAIRAEMAELGQQGYKEITLLGQNIDAYGRDLPGVTESGRHQHTLTDLLYYVHDVPSIERIRFATSHPRYFTERLIRACKELPKVCEHFHIPFQSGDNDILKAMARGYTQEKYRRIIDTIRDYMPDASISADAIVGFPGETEAQFENTLKLVEDIEFDQLNTAAYSPRPGTPAALWENQLSEEVKSDRLQRLNHLVSIKAAARSQRYFGRIEEVLVEDQNPKDSSQVMGRTRGNRLTFFSGDINQLKGQLVKVKITEVRAFSLTGEALTLAPC
- a CDS encoding HepT-like ribonuclease domain-containing protein, which translates into the protein MNRDEAALLDIHNAAQRILIFATGVTKANLATNEEKQSAILYQVIVVGEATKRLSPDFRNTHPDIPWKDMAGMRDILAHQYDRVNLDTLWDLIQHDIPELVELIAPLLPKPTNM
- a CDS encoding nucleotidyltransferase family protein, with translation MILPLAQNPTIQTRLGLPSHEIVNFCQQWGITKMALFGSILRDDFRADSDIDVLITFAPNARQGLLTLAKIKHELESHLNRPIDLIPEASIQMSDNWIRQREILSTAQTIYEQR
- a CDS encoding NACHT domain-containing protein, whose protein sequence is MTGSEALIAQAISGIAVPVFQTLWGQGGKVLGLFGKTLDEKAKQAIFKASRQYAQNYTERHGILKVLGMREPVSLESVYTTVQFLDDAAIRSFESVETLETVYREAKQRSFQSKDCPKQAGITVANQKPYLMVLGSPGSGKSTFLRRMGLEALKGKKGKFKHACIPVLIELKTFNQGEIDIEHKIAEEFRICGFPSYQAFTAKALEQGKLLILLDGLDEVPTERMNQVIQHIQNFVDLHDKNRFIASCRVAAYRHNFRRFTDVAMAEFDDDQIENFISNWFGREPEIGQECWQKLNHEDNKAAKELTQTPLLLTLVCLLYQRSRKFPTNRATLYERALRVLLEEWAAEKGVFKDDVYKGLDTKRKEMMLSEIAHDAFQADHLFLPRREITDQIEELLAEMLPDETLIDGEAVLKSIEKQHGVLVQRAEGVYSFSHLTLQEYLTAQYIDDHRQIEKLVKEHLTDQRWREVFLLVSGLMRGGADELLLLMEKKAQTYINTPRLQALLRWADWITADSESDMKPVAKRAIALTYAHALAYSLANPSAYSFALANALADPSAYSFALVYSLALVLADAHAYSFALVLADAHAYAHAHALANALAITKAIDTTYNLKEFKIFKDTNLTVLIARLEVLKTQVPKNNQSLEKHQVFSVKILQTYLKCFNLTQKLINLPEAEAKAMSNYCYANSLMVRCKESAVRVSPKTWGTIEERMLRVPDNG
- a CDS encoding DUF2721 domain-containing protein, with translation MDQMSLTVTQVIQAILAPAVMISSSGLFFLGLNARQSSLLNRIRLLNNERRILSRELTHQGQFDAGEDIRFLSLEHQLNNLLRRAWYVRNATLCDTLAVVFFVLTSFAIALHFFMGITLLERVPIFLFITGMFLVLVGVICLAIDELIAYSVILLEVQDKQSIMVDFFARSNERNPGEQSKM
- a CDS encoding PAS domain S-box protein, whose translation is MNSFQTPSESMDQPANREFTQTLFLRISDDLFGIWNKEGYWQPLNPAWEKVLGWTEEELRSHTSWELIHPDDRDRTIAHFTSTEAVECEHRLRHQDGSYRWLAWKLIPVEDGRLYGVGKNITETKHTEAKLKERIEFEQLITSLSHQFIQLSSDGIEHAIKHTLEKIGKFCECDRTYMALFSEDTATASMIQEWDAPGVSSIQPQWQDFPTASYPWGMAKLRNLETIQISRRSDLPPEANSLKQALELTGAKSIAIVPIAQGNHLIGYLGCSTVNAEKIWSDDILSLLQIIGGIFANALSRQQAESQLRESERRFRAVFNQTFQLSSLLTLEGNVVADNQTATDFCQLDSFQVIGYPFWQLKCWTISAETQQQLQTAIAEAATGKTIRYEADILAPDQSVITIDFSLKPLRKENGEIELLIAEGRDISDRKQAEAKLQTAMVELEQRVEERTHELKQTNAQLQAEILQHQQTEAELRNSEQQFRRVFDEAPIGMTLADLNDRYIRVNRAFYSMLGYSQSEVMALSFKDITHPDELALEIPYMQQLIKGEIDSFQLEKRYIKKNKDLVWVNLTLIALRDKKGEVLYTLAMVEDITERKQAMEALRQSEARYRAIVEDQTELICRFKTDGTFTFVNDAYCRYFNKQRSELIGYRFKPQIPEIDQEFVNQQFKTLSVEKPIVTYEHRVILPDNEIRWQQWTERVMFDNEVNIVEFQGVGRDITPLKKAEAEIIKALEKERELSELRSSFVSLVSHEFRTPLTAILSSSELLDRYSKKLTDEKKKAHHQRIQIAVSRMTQLLDDVLTIGKAEAGKLTFKPASMNLIAFCQDIVDTLQMSISQQHSINFVCHGDCGDAQMDEKLLQHILNNLISNAIKYSSQGSEVKVELTCEGESAIFHIQDQGIGIPPEDIKKLFSSFQRAGNVGTIQGTGLGLAIVKKCVDLHGGLITVESEVGKGTTFTIILPLQSMAE